In Cololabis saira isolate AMF1-May2022 chromosome 1, fColSai1.1, whole genome shotgun sequence, the following proteins share a genomic window:
- the LOC133452644 gene encoding pre-B-cell leukemia transcription factor 1-like, which translates to MKPALFSVLCEINEKTGLRTQSAHQEDPPDPQIRRLDNMLLAEGVAGPGEGGVSQTGVDAAAAGWLPHDRSAELDDYREKLAQIRQIYHTELEKCELACNELTSHVMNLLREQARTRPISPNQIERLVSIIHRKFDAIQVQLKQSTCEAIMILRSRTMEPRRKRRNFSKQATEIFNDYFYSHLVNPYPNEEVKEELAKKCFITVAQVANWFGNKSIRYKKNIAKFQKEANLYAMKAAVDAASVSSLASQGSSQATPNSAGGYPAPCYKPNQKL; encoded by the exons ATGAAGCCTGCCCTCTTCAGTGTCCTGTGTGAGATCAATGAAAAAACAG GTTTGAGGACACAAAGTGCCCATCAAGAGGATCCTCCAGACCCTCAAATCAGGCGACTGGACAACATGCTGTTGGCGGAGGGTGTTGCAGGTCCAGGGGAGGGTGGAGTGTCTCAAACAGGGGTtgatgctgctgcagcaggaTGGTTGCCTCATGACAGAAGTGCTGAACTCGACGACTACAGAGAAAAGCTTGCTCAGATACGGCAGATTTACCACACAGAACTGGAAAAATGTGAACTG GCATGCAATGAACTCACCAGCCACGTGATGAACCTATTGAGGGAGCAGGCGCGTACGCGACCCATCTCACccaacc AGATTGAGCGACTGGTCTCAATCATCCACCGCAAGTTCGACGCTATCCAGGTGCAGTTAAAGCAGAGCACGTGTGAAGCTATCATGATTCTACGCTCCAGGACCATGGAGCCCAG GCGGAAGCGAAGGAACTTCAGCAAACAGGCCACAGAaatttttaatgattatttttaCTCCCATCTGGTAAACCCATACCCTAACGAGGAGGTTAAGGAGGAACTGGCCAAGAAGTGCTTCATCACTGTTGCGCAG GTGGCAAACTGGTTTGGAAACAAGAGCATTCGGTATAAGAAGAACATTGCAAAGTTCCAGAAGGAAGCAAACCTGTATGCTATGAAAGCAGCTGTAGATGCTGCGAGCGTGTCTTCACTTGCCAGCCAAGGCAGCTCCCAAGCTACACCAAACTCAG caggaggatATCCAGCTCCATGTTACAAACCCAACCAGAAATTATGA